Proteins encoded together in one Solanum lycopersicum chromosome 7, SLM_r2.1 window:
- the LOC138337527 gene encoding uncharacterized protein, with amino-acid sequence MGDTSPDVNTSNSVKRPDFSSPFYLHPSENAVSTLVPMVFDGTGYRLWRKAALRALSVKNKTGFINGKIVKPSFTDPSFMQWERCDDMVTSWVLNSLSPELGYSLQYVNNAKELWEELEDRYD; translated from the coding sequence ATGGGTGATACTTCTCCTGATGTGAATACTAGTAACTCCGTAAAACGACCAGATTTTAGTAGTCCTTTCTATCTACATCCTTCTGAAAATGCTGTTTCTACTTTGGTTCCTATGGTGTTTGATGGAACTGGTTACAGATTATGGAGAAAAGCAGCTCTTAGAGCATTGTCCGTTAAGAATAAGACTGGATTCATCAATGGTAAGATTGTGAAGCCAAGCTTTACAGATCCATCATTCATGCAATGGGAGAGATGTGATGATATGGTGACATCTTGGGTTCTAAACTCCCTCTCCCCAGAGCTAGGTTATAGCCTACAATATGTTAACAATGCTAAGGAATTGTGGGAGGAATTGGAGGATAGATATGATTAG